One part of the Bacillota bacterium genome encodes these proteins:
- a CDS encoding DNA polymerase domain-containing protein: MARTSVQQTVEVEGHRVKLTNLDKVLWPDVGYTKGDLIRYYAQVYDYIAPHLSQRPLTLVRYPNGIQGQSFYQKNAPPSTPDFVDTYLAGSGNSRINYILVSNRATMVWLANQAALELNPWLSTIEHPQFPDVIVFDLDPEEGSSFEDARAIAFVVKAALDKLNLKGFPKLSGATGIHIYVPIEPKYSFQVTSRFVGFLGELISQIHPTKVTNRRLVKERTGRVYIDHLQNLYAKTIVCAYSPRPRPGAPISIPVTWEELEWIQPQQFHLNNVLDRLNQVGDLFAPVLTTRQSLDSLLPQLGL; the protein is encoded by the coding sequence ATGGCAAGAACTAGTGTCCAGCAAACGGTGGAAGTGGAAGGACACCGGGTCAAGTTAACTAATCTCGACAAGGTCCTCTGGCCCGACGTTGGTTATACCAAGGGGGATCTGATTCGCTACTACGCCCAAGTGTATGACTACATAGCCCCCCACCTTAGCCAACGTCCCCTTACCCTGGTCCGGTACCCCAATGGTATCCAGGGCCAGTCCTTTTACCAAAAGAACGCTCCTCCTTCAACGCCAGATTTCGTTGACACTTATCTCGCAGGCTCTGGTAACAGCCGCATCAACTACATCCTGGTGTCAAATCGAGCCACGATGGTCTGGTTAGCCAACCAAGCAGCTCTCGAACTTAACCCCTGGTTATCTACCATCGAGCATCCTCAGTTTCCCGATGTCATTGTCTTTGACCTTGACCCGGAAGAAGGCAGTAGCTTTGAGGATGCCCGGGCGATTGCCTTTGTGGTAAAGGCGGCCCTGGACAAGCTCAATCTGAAGGGATTTCCCAAGCTTTCCGGGGCTACCGGAATCCATATCTACGTCCCCATCGAGCCCAAGTACTCCTTTCAGGTCACCAGTCGCTTTGTCGGCTTTCTCGGCGAACTCATCAGCCAAATTCACCCCACCAAAGTGACCAATCGGCGATTGGTGAAGGAACGGACGGGAAGGGTCTACATCGATCACTTGCAAAACCTGTATGCCAAGACCATTGTCTGTGCGTACAGTCCCCGACCCCGACCGGGGGCCCCAATCTCTATACCCGTTACCTGGGAGGAGCTTGAGTGGATTCAACCACAGCAGTTTCACCTCAATAACGTCCTTGATCGGCTCAACCAAGTGGGAGATCTCTTTGCTCCTGTGCTGACCACCAGACAGTCCCTGGACTCTCTCCTACCCCAACTGGGACTATAA
- a CDS encoding ATP-dependent DNA ligase — MMKLIRPMLAESIDQPFDSRDYLFEPKWDGFRCIAYLERDRTILYSRSGRDFSHQFPELLTLHRRARKLPAILDGEIVAFTAGKPDFHALLHRSRRSPSPQVVDATPVNYLAFDLLHWDGAPLLSTPLLERRTRLKEGLVEEGPLLISPFVPTQGISLYQVARQQGLEGIVAKALNSPYLPGKRSRLWLKCKVIQTLEACILGFTPKGDSLASLALGLWNFSHFDYIGHVGTGFTDSEAQAMRRFFSAFVLPRSQLAVGNVDEKTLQTTVWVVPQTVCEVRFFQLTPEGRLRHPSFVCIRPDKRPQECTWQQISQGKDETHGKN, encoded by the coding sequence GATTCGTCCCATGTTGGCCGAGTCCATCGACCAACCCTTTGACAGCCGGGACTATCTCTTTGAACCAAAATGGGATGGATTTCGGTGCATCGCCTACCTGGAACGGGATCGCACAATATTGTACAGTCGCAGCGGTCGGGACTTCAGTCACCAATTCCCAGAGCTTTTGACACTCCATCGCCGGGCGAGGAAATTGCCTGCGATCCTCGATGGAGAAATTGTCGCCTTTACCGCTGGCAAACCAGATTTTCACGCTCTGTTGCACCGCAGTCGACGAAGCCCATCCCCACAGGTGGTTGATGCAACGCCAGTCAACTATCTAGCCTTCGATTTGCTGCACTGGGACGGTGCCCCCTTGCTGTCAACCCCTCTACTGGAACGAAGGACGCGGCTCAAGGAAGGATTAGTTGAAGAGGGACCACTTCTAATCTCCCCCTTCGTCCCAACTCAAGGAATCAGTCTTTACCAGGTAGCCAGGCAGCAGGGTCTCGAAGGAATCGTGGCCAAGGCGTTGAACAGTCCCTACCTTCCCGGCAAACGCAGTCGCCTCTGGCTAAAATGCAAGGTCATCCAAACTTTGGAAGCCTGTATTCTCGGGTTTACCCCCAAGGGCGATTCCCTCGCCTCTCTGGCCCTGGGACTGTGGAATTTCTCCCACTTTGATTACATCGGGCACGTTGGTACCGGTTTCACTGACTCGGAAGCCCAGGCGATGCGCCGTTTCTTCTCTGCCTTTGTCCTTCCCCGCTCCCAGCTAGCAGTGGGCAACGTCGACGAGAAAACCCTGCAAACCACCGTCTGGGTTGTGCCGCAAACGGTCTGCGAAGTAAGATTTTTCCAGCTGACTCCAGAGGGGCGACTTCGCCACCCCAGCTTTGTGTGCATCCGACCGGACAAAAGACCCCAGGAGTGTACCTGGCAGCAGATTTCCCAAGGAAAGGACGAAACCCATGGCAAGAACTAG